Within Nematostella vectensis chromosome 1, jaNemVect1.1, whole genome shotgun sequence, the genomic segment TAGCCATATGTGTAGCCATATTGCGTCATGTATGTGTTCTTACCCATCGTAGCCATATGTGTCTGGGTCGGCGTTCGCAGCGGCGACAGCTCCAACAATGGCGCCAATGATTCCCGGCATGCCATGCAGGTTATTCACTCCGCAAGTATCGTGGGTCTTCAGGTAGTTGGTTAGGAAAGGCTATAACAACATTAAGATgtaaataacaacaataaataacaacaacaccaaAATTAGAAAGGTCGTTGAAGAATCGTTGATCTCTATTTGCTGGAATAACTTTCCACGATTCTCACTAGCCTATTCAACAGTTGCGCGACAGACGGAAAAGCCGGGCTTAGTTTACCCTTCGAAACAGGATCTCCGTTGTCGCCCCAGCCTCCCAATTTTTTGGCCGAGCGCTACGTCCGGAAGAAAGGCTTTTCCGGTAGCGTTTCTGTGACGCTTTTCAAGAGCCTGTTTCACAGGCTAGATTGTCACCTGCCTTATTGATTTCTTTGTCATATCCCCCTATTCATATAATAGGCGATCGttcttttaaaaacatctAGCCTGtaaaaatacaggaaaaacTCACTGTCAAGTAGGCGTATCCCAGGGTGCTGATGGTACCAGAGATAGAGCCAACCAGCAGCGCACCCCACGGATAGATCACCATGTTACTCGCCGTTCCTATGGCAACACCTCCAGCCAAAGTAGCGTTTTGGATATGGACCTGTAAAAGAGTGCATACTTTGAGTGGACAATTTTACAAGAGGTCGCATAGTGTAATAACTTCACTTCAAAAACAACCCAGTATTTTCAACATGACCTCATGTAAATGCATAGATTAAGCTACATCAActtgagggggggaggggataatACCCTGGTATAACTTTTGACATAGAGaaccccctcctccccaccctccccatCTTGTTTTATAATGATTAATGAGAGACCCAAGAACACCCTCTTTCTTCGCCCTAGTGACCCTGTCAGCCATTGAAATATAAAAAGGGGCGTACTGAATCCATAGTCCTTCACGGCTTACCATGTTGAGCTTATAGCCCTTCTGGAATAGCGGCGACAGAGCGAACGTCACGACACAAGCGGCCGCGAGGGAGTAGTAGGTGTTGATAACGGCACGATGCTGAGCGACATAATCAGGGGCGACCAGGATGCTGTTAAAGCTAGGCCAGAACAGCCATAGGAACAGCGTGCCTGAAACAAAACATAGGTATGAGGCATGAGGGCGTAACATGTCACCACCAGACAACAATAAGAACAGCGTGCCTGGAATATAACATAGGCATGAGGGCGTAACATGTCACCACCCGAAAACAATAAGAACAGCGTGCCTGGAATATAACATAGGCATGAGGGCGTAACATGTCACCACCAGACAACAATAAGAACAGCGTGCCTGGAATATAACATAGGCATGAGGGCGTAACATTTCACCACccgaaaacaataacaacagcgTGCCTGGAATATAACATAGGCATGAGGGCGTAACATTTCACAACCGGACAACAACAAGAGTTACAGCGTGCCTGGAATATAACATAGGCATGAGGGCGTAACATGTCACCACCAGACAACAATAAGAACAGCGTGCCTGGAATATAACATAGGCATGAGGGCGTAACATGTCACCACCCGAAAACAATAAGAACAGCGTGCCTGGAATATAACATAGGCATGAGGGCGTAACATGTCACAACCGGACAACAACAAGAGTTACAGCGTGCCTGGAATATAACATAGGCATGAGGGCGTAACATGTCACCACCCGAAAACAATAAGAACAGCGTGCCTGGAATATAACATAGGCATGAGGGCGTAACATGTCACCACCCGAAAACAATAAGAACAGCGTGCCTGGAATATAACATAGGCATGAGGGCGTAACATGTCACCACccgaaaacaataacaacagcgTGCCTGGAATATAACATAGGCATGAGGGCGTAACATGTCACCACccgaaaacaataacaacagcgTGCCTGGAATATAACATAGGCATGAGGGCGTAACATGTCACCACccgaaaacaataacaacagcgTGCCTGGAATATAACATAGGCATGAGGGCGTAACATTTCATAACCGGACAACAACAAGAGTTACAGCGTGCCTGGAATATAACATAGGCATGAGGGCGTAACATTTAACAACcggacaacaacaaaacaacgtTCCTGGAATATAACATAGGCATGAGGGCGTAACATTTCACAGCCGGACAACAACAAGAGTTACAGCGTGCCTGGAATGACATAGGTATGAGAGAGTATCAAGGAGTACGCATTTTTAGATTTTCGAAGTAGAAGTGTTTCaaataaaaatgcattttgTAATCTGCCGATAACTCAAGTGGTTTTATTTTGAGGTTTGACTTTCAGCAAGTCCGGCATATCCTTTCTCACTTATCTTCTAATAGTATCGtctgcagggccgtagcagtgGGTAGGGGAAACGTCTACCTACCCAGCATAGAGAACAGATCCGAGTGATAAACAGATCCCTCCTTGTCGCTCTCGTCGTTCGCCTTTTCGTAAAGCACTCGTGCGATGGCGATACCAAAATACGCGCCAAAAGCGTGGATGATGATAGAGCCACCGGCGTCGGCAATCTTAAAGTAATGGACGGCGATGAACTCGTTGATGGCGAAGAAGATGACCTCAAAGAATCCGATGACAAGAAGCTGCAGCCGACTGACTTTGCCAAGGACCGCCCCAAACGAGATGAGAACTGCAGCAGCCGTGAACTCGGCGCCGGTCATACTACACAAGAATATCGGGATTATTAGAGAGAGAAAAAGGGGAAGAAGCAACGGTCTTTCAAATGTCCGCACACCCGTCATCATGGGGGTACTTATGTCTTTGTGTTGACCTGATATGTTTGCCTGGAATAGGAACTGAGTTACGTTTTTTACTTTTGCTTCCAGTCGCATGGGAAAGCAAGCATTACATGGATTTGACCGAAAAACCGAGAACGTAATATTATAAAGAATTTAGTTATAGAGCTAATTATTATACATATGCTTTTCAAGCAAACTTTTGAGTATGAAAGAGATTACCTAGATTTTTGGTGTATCTTATTGCGGAGGCGCCATATTTCAAAGTGCAAAGTAAAATTTGAACTCTAGAATCTGAAATGCTCCAAGACATTCGAGGAGAGTAGTGAGTAGGTTATGAGAGATTTAACTTTTTAAACCCTAAGATCACAGATTGCGTGCATTTCAAAAGGTAGcttgcttttgttgttctgggggtcgtttctcaaaactccAGGTAATTACCGGGCCCGTTTGGGTAACGGGAGAGTTTTCGGGATACTTTTCCGGGCGAGGAAGAGCGTTTCTCAAAGCTTGCGGTAGCGTCCCGGTTGTTTACGGGTTCCCGATaagtaaattataattttcagaGTCAATAaatagattggctaaataattattgaatatcaataaaaatcgtagatttgtcgatgtctgtagacaactggTACCCCGAACACTGCTGTGGCATCggcacttttcgaaaaaaagacaaagaacaagtagataaagtctcattttgtagcaAACTTCCAATACCTTCAcaaagttgtttacatttatttaggcgcacggtgacagctaaatgtcaaatcatttgacagaaaacaaacctgattggctggtagggaatcccataaaatgatgttagccgTGATTGGTCCACTTCTTTCCGGGCAGTGATATAGTTTTCTCAAGTGATGAAAATTcactacaactcgacacaacttgAAAATGGCGAGATTTAATCggaaaaaagcaccaaattggATAGTTCAACTTGGCCAATTCTAGATGAATAGTTGATCtataaattcagctaaaaatattAAGGAAAAACAACGTTTTGGGTATCAATTTTCGCATTTAAAGTAATTCCCGGTAAGTTAACGGGAGCTCTTGAGCTCCCGTTAGTTACCGGGCGAGTTACCGGGATTTTTTCCGGGCCCGACAATAACGGGCGTTTTGAGAAACACCCGTAAAGTTTATTGGGGGCTTACCGGGTGACTTTCCGTGTTTCCGGGTTTATCGGGAtttttgagaaacgacccccagggcacaaaaattctaaaaaaataaagtgaagTACCGAGCACAGGCTcacacaaaaagacaaaaaatgcTTGCTCACCCCATACCCCGTTTCTATTGTAGGCGTGGTGtatccccacccccaccccctgaggTACTCACGTCTGAACGTTGACCTTGATATGGCTGTGCCCTTCTCCGATGATCTGGTTGAACACACCCGTCACGATCGTCGCCCACTGGCAAACCAGCGCTGCGATGAAGAAGTTGTAACCGAGCGCGCCAAAGCTGTACTTGCGGAGGAACGTCATCAAGAAGCCGAAGCCAATATAGACCATCACGTGTACATCTTGGAACACTGCAAACAAGAGTGGCAGTTTTAGTTTACACTTAACACTGTATAGGTAGTGTAGACCGGATGTAAGACAAGTGCTTTGCAAGCAAGCATCTAATATTACAATCTAGGGGTAGGGGTGTGGGCAATTACAGGGGAAGTAAATGGTCTGGTGAGTATGCTTCAggtttattgttatttcttggtGTCTGGGAAAAGAGAGCATTTTCAACACAAAAAAAcgaacaattttttttctaccaaTATGAGCAACGGCTTTTAGGCTTTTAAATCGGAAGTCTTTTTGCTACCAATTGTCAGGTGAAGTTCACAGCAAAGAAATTATATGGCAAACCACATCAATGAAGAAGGGGTGTAATTCAAGGGAATTGAAACGAAGATTTGAACGAAATTTATATTAACATATGAAACAAAAAGGGCAACCTTTAGTCCCTTCAGGGTACAGGACCCTTAGTCCCCCCAGGGTACAGGACTCTTCGCCCCCCCAGAGTACAGGACCCTTCGTCCCCCCAGGGTACAGGGCCCTTCGTCCCCCCAGGACACAGCACCCTTTGTCCCCCCAGGGTACAGGACCCTCCGTCCCCCCAGGACACAGCACCCTTTGTCCCCCCAGGGTAGAGGACCCTTCGCCCCCCCAGAGTACAGGACCCTTCGTCCCCCCAGGGTACAGGACCCTTCGTCCCCCCAGAGTACAGGACCCTTCGCCCCCCCAGGACACAGCACCCTTTGTCCCCCCAGGGTACAGGACCCTTCGTCCCCCCAGGGTACAGGACCCTCCGTCCCCCCAGGACACAGCACCCTTTGTCCCCCCAGGGTACAGGACCCTTCGTTCCCCCAGGGTACAGGACCCTTCGTCCCCCAGGGTACAGGACCCTTTGTCCCCCCAGGGTACAGGACCCTTCGTCCCCCCAGGGTACAGGACCCTTCGTCCCTCAGGGTACAGGACCCTTCGTCCCCCCAGGGTACAGGATCCTttgtcccctccccctcccccagggtACAGGACCCTTCGTCCCCCCAGGGTACAGGACCTTTCGTCATCCCCCAGGGTACAGGACCCTTCGTCCCCCCAGGGTACAGGACCCTTTGTCCCCCCAGGGTACAGGACCCTTCGTCCCCCCAGGGTACAGGACCCTTCGTTCCCCAGGGTACAGGACCCTTCGTCCCTCAGGGTACAGGATCCTttgtcccctccccctccagggTACAGGACCCTTCGTCCCCCCAGGGTACAGGAACTTTCGTCCCCCCCAGGGTACAGGAACCTTTGTCCCCCAGGGTACAGGACCCTTCGTCCCCCCAGGGTACAGGACCCTTTGTCCCCCCAGGGTACATGACCCTTCAACCCCCCAGGGTACAGGACCCTTCATCCCACCAGGGTACAGGACCCTTCGTCCCCCCAGGACACAGCACCCTTTGTCCCCCCAGGGTACAGGACCCTCCGTCCCCCCAGGACACAGCACCCTTTGTCCCCCCAGGGTACAGGAcccttcgcccccccccccccccccccagagtAAAGGACCCTTCGTCCCCCCAGGGTACAGGACCCTTCGTCCCCCCAGGGTACAGGACCCTTCGTCCCCCCAGAGTACAGGACCCTTCGCCCCCCCAGGACACAGCACCCTTTGTCCCCCCAGGGTACAGGACCCTTCGTCCCCCCAGGGTACAGGACCCTCCGTCC encodes:
- the LOC116614791 gene encoding ammonium transporter Rh type A isoform X1, with the protein product MAGEPTFTVICLSFQILLIVLYAPLVDYGDHALPPHKSSDNSFYWQNRLPGSGILTINHSYTTELKQLAKNDITVYYPMFQDVHVMVYIGFGFLMTFLRKYSFGALGYNFFIAALVCQWATIVTGVFNQIIGEGHSHIKVNVQTMTGAEFTAAAVLISFGAVLGKVSRLQLLVIGFFEVIFFAINEFIAVHYFKIADAGGSIIIHAFGAYFGIAIARVLYEKANDESDKEGSVYHSDLFSMLGTLFLWLFWPSFNSILVAPDYVAQHRAVINTYYSLAAACVVTFALSPLFQKGYKLNMVHIQNATLAGGVAIGTASNMVIYPWGALLVGSISGTISTLGYAYLTPFLTNYLKTHDTCGVNNLHGMPGIIGAIVGAVAAANADPDTYGYDGLYNVWSAVAPKVNSTEYVKLKNMNVQFTPGDGRSYKEQGGYQMAALFLAIAIALVGGAITGFICKVSIFEPPAGYQLYDDKDFWETSPMAVADSPGYYGVNQNENTPIPLEQP
- the LOC116614791 gene encoding ammonium transporter Rh type A isoform X3; amino-acid sequence: MGRVTFTVFALCMQALLIILFGVLVKYGDDATPLKKGSIPSSPNGVSVYYSMFQDVHVMVYIGFGFLMTFLRKYSFGALGYNFFIAALVCQWATIVTGVFNQIIGEGHSHIKVNVQTMTGAEFTAAAVLISFGAVLGKVSRLQLLVIGFFEVIFFAINEFIAVHYFKIADAGGSIIIHAFGAYFGIAIARVLYEKANDESDKEGSVYHSDLFSMLGTLFLWLFWPSFNSILVAPDYVAQHRAVINTYYSLAAACVVTFALSPLFQKGYKLNMVHIQNATLAGGVAIGTASNMVIYPWGALLVGSISGTISTLGYAYLTPFLTNYLKTHDTCGVNNLHGMPGIIGAIVGAVAAANADPDTYGYDGLYNVWSAVAPKVNSTEYVKLKNMNVQFTPGDGRSYKEQGGYQMAALFLAIAIALVGGAITGFICKVSIFEPPAGYQLYDDKDFWETSPMAVADSPGYYGVNQNENTPIPLEQP
- the LOC116614791 gene encoding ammonium transporter Rh type B isoform X2 encodes the protein MAGEPTFTVICLSFQILLIVLYAPLVDYGDHALPPHKSSDNSFYWQNRLPGSGILTINHSYTTELKQLAKNDITVYYPMFQDVHVMVYIGFGFLMTFLRKYSFGALGYNFFIAALVCQWATIVTGVFNQIIGEGHSHIKVNVQTMTGAEFTAAAVLISFGAVLGKVSRLQLLVIGFFEVIFFAINEFIAVHYFKIADAGGSIIIHAFGAYFGIAIARVLYEKANDESDKEGSVYHSDLFSMLGTLFLWLFWPSFNSILVAPDYVAQHRAVINTYYSLAAACVVTFALSPLFQKGYKLNMVHIQNATLAGGVAIGTASNMVIYPWGALLVGSISGTISTLGYAYLTPFLTNYLKTHDTCGVNNLHGMPGIIGAIVGAVAAANADPDTYGYDGLYNVWSAVAPKVNSTEYVKLKNMNVQFTPGDGRSYKEQGGYQMAALFLAIAIALVGGAITGFICKVSIFEPPAGYQLYDDKDFWEVPSESIHVVIKDTSSGEQGHEEHKF